A single region of the Lotus japonicus ecotype B-129 chromosome 4, LjGifu_v1.2 genome encodes:
- the LOC130713454 gene encoding uncharacterized protein LOC130713454 has protein sequence MTLNFQEICYCKGHLVGRFHRLYNLSQNKYAIVKELGGWRHGRWEWNFKWRRALRGREELWFDTLLNIINNGSLQEGRPDRWLWEPGEEGAYSVNSAYSFLQVSDLGVSDIDFQSIWYAFAPSKVKAFAWRMLLNRIPTKVNLRRRGVIPAEVEVLCPFYNRIEECCDHLFCTCSRSFDVWNAVYRWLGFETVLPSSSESVFSQFSFVGRNKKQRLAEVTVWMASCWSLWITRNSVIFKDGVWDGGLVVELIQVRTWHWLKEKVREFHYSLYEWKSNPVICLSSL, from the coding sequence ATGACTTTGAATTTTCAAGAAATATGCTATTGTAAAGGACATTTGGTGGGGAGATTTCACAGGTTGTATAATTTGTCTCAAAACAAATATGCTATTGTAAAGGAGTTGGGGGGGTGGAGACATGGCAGGTGGGAGTGGAATTTTAAATGGAGAAGGGCGTTGCGTGGGAGGGAGGAGTTGTGGTTTGATACCCTgttgaatattattaataatggtAGTTTGCAGGAGGGGAGGCCGGATAGATGGTTGTGGGAGCCAGGGGAGGAGGGTGCTTATTCAGTTAACTCAGCTTATTCTTTTTTGCAGGTGAGTGATTTAGGAGTGTCTGACATCGATTTTCAATCAATCTGGTATGCATTTGCTCCCTCAAAGGTCAAAGCTTTTGCTTGGCGCATGCTGCTAAATCGGATCCCGACTAAGGTGAATTTAAGGAGGAGAGGTGTCATTCCGGCAGAGGTGGAGGTATTATGTCCTTTTTATAATCGTATAGAAGAGTGTTGTGATCATTTGTTCTGTACGTGCTCACGGTCTTTTGATGTCTGGAATGCTGTCTATCGGTGGTTGGGGTTTGAAACTGTATTgccatcttcatcagaatcagttttTAGCCAGTTCTCCTTTGTTGGCAGAAACAAGAAACAACGACTTGCTGAGGTAACAGTGTGGATGGCGTCTTGCTGGTCCTTGTGGATAACTCGTAACAGTGTTATTTTCAAGGATGGTGTTTGGGACGGTGGTTTGGTTGTGGAATTAATCCAGGTTCGAACTTGGCATTGGTTAAAAGAGAAAGTGAGGGAGTTTCATTATTCATTATATGAATGGAAGTCAAATCCGGTCATATGCCTCTCTTCTCTTTGA
- the LOC130714365 gene encoding probable protein phosphatase 2C 6 — protein MESESEDGQLDRVDSELTSTTSISTISSILTSDDSFNFTSSGDISSSSSGSGEIPGLSVLAPLLPASSPSEDAAVVREKCVGRSNKGVSWGHTSVIGRRKEMEDAVAVVPGFMSSTCNHIGGCTAPGSRSSGEISPIHFFGVYDGHGGSQVAKFCAKRMHDVVAEEWGREMAAAGGAEWQRNWEAVIANGFERTDNEIKSDEVAPEMVGSTASVVVLSGCQIITSNCGDSRVVLCRRTQSIPLTVDQKPDRQDELLRIEGEGGKVINWNGARVFGVLAMSRAIGDWYLRPWIIPVPEITFTERTDEDECLVLASDGLWDVMTNEEVGEVARHILRRRRRSLSTTEEISPAQVVADSLTEIACGRNSKDNISIIVVDLKSKGKRQQRPP, from the exons ATGGAATCGGAGTCGGAGGATGGACAACTCGACCGAGTCGACTCCGAGTTGACTTCCACCACCTCCATTTCCACCATCTCCTCCATACTCACCTCCGACGACTCCTTCAACTTCACCAGCTCCGGCGACATTTCCTCTTCCAGCAGCGGCTCCGGCGAGATCCCAGGCCTGTCCGTTCTCGCACCGCTGCTTCCAGCATCATCTCCGTCGGAGGATGCGGCGGTAGTGAGGGAGAAGTGCGTGGGAAGGAGCAACAAGGGAGTAAGCTGGGGACATACTTCAGTGATCGGGAGGAGGAAGGAGATGGAGGACGCCGTCGCCGTCGTGCCGGGATTCATGTCCTCCACCTGCAACCACATCGGCGGTTGTACGGCACCAGGTTCCAGATCTTCCGGCGAGATCTCTCCCATTCATTTCTTCGGAGTTTACGATGGCCACGGTGGCTCTCAG GTGGCTAAATTTTGTGCCAAGCGGATGCATGATGTTGTAGCAGAGGAGTGGGGCAGAGAAATGGCTGCAGCTGGTGGCGCTGAATGGCAGAGAAATTGGGAAGCTGTAATTGCTAATGGCTTTGAGAGAACTGACAACGAAATCAAATCAGATGAAGTTGCACCGGAAATGGTTGGATCCACTGCCTCCGTGGTGGTTCTATCTGGTTGCCAAATTATCACATCCAACTGCGGTGACTCAAGGGTGGTTCTTTGCCGTAGGACTCAATCAATCCCCTTGACAGTGGATCAGAAG CCTGATAGACAAGATGAACTCTTGAGaattgaaggagaaggaggaaaaGTTATAAACTGGAATGGAGCTAGGGTGTTTGGTGTTCTTGCCATGTCCAGGGCCATAG GTGATTGGTACTTGAGACCATGGATTATTCCGGTGCCGGAGATAACTTTTACTGAAAGAACGGACGAGGATGAATGCTTAGTGCTGGCAAGTGATGGACTTTGGGATGTAATGACGAATGAAGAGGTCGGGGAAGTAGCGCGCCACATTCTAAGAAGGCGTCGGAGATCCTTGTCAACAACGGAGGAAATATCTCCCGCACAAGTTGTTGCTGATAGTCTGACTGAAATTGCATGTGGTAGAAATAGCAAAGACAACATTTCTATCATAGTTGTTGATCTCAAATCAAAGGGAAAACGCCAGCAAAGGCCTCCTTAA